From a region of the Triticum aestivum cultivar Chinese Spring chromosome 7D, IWGSC CS RefSeq v2.1, whole genome shotgun sequence genome:
- the LOC123169031 gene encoding histone H3.3, which produces MARTKQTARKSTGGKAPRKQLATKAARKSAPTTGGVKKPHRYRPGTVALREIRKYQKSTELLIRKLPFQRLVREIAQDFKTDLRFQSHAVLALQEAAEAYLVGLFEDTNLCAIHAKRVTIMPKDIQLARRIRGERA; this is translated from the exons ATGGCCCGTACCAAGCAGACCGCCCGCAAGTCCACCGGCGGCAAGGCGCCCCGCAAGCAGCTCGCCACCAAG GCCGCCAGGAAGTCGGCCCCGACCACCGGCGGCGTGAAGAAGCCGCACCGCTACAGGCCCGGGACCGTGGCGCTCCGCGAGATCCGCAAGTACCAGAAGAGCACGGAGCTGCTCATCCGCAAGCTGCCCTTCCAGCGCCTGGTCCGCGAGATCGCGCAGGACTTCAAGACGGACCTCCGCTTCCAGTCCCACGCCGTGCTCGCCCTCCAGGAGGCGGCCGAGGCCTACCTCGTCGGCCTCTTCGAGGACACCAACCTCTGCGCCATCCACGCCAAGCGCGTCACcatcatgcccaaggacatccaGCTCGCCCGCCGCATCCGCGGGGAGCGCGCCTAA